GGATCTTCCGGGCCCGGATCTCGCGCACCCAGGTCTGGGAGCGCAACGGTCTGCATGTGCTCTATGCGGTCGTGATGTTCGGCGCCGAGCGTTTCATGCTGGTACAGCCGATCGCCGGCAATCTGCGCGCGCTGCTCGACGCGCATGGCGAGGGCATGATCTACCGCCACTGCTACACGACGCCCGATATCGAGGCCGCCTACGACGAGCTGCTGGCCGCCGGCGTGCAGCCCGAGGACGAAAACGGCCGGCCGCTGGCGCGCGAGCAGCTGCAGTCGCCCAGCGGGGCACGCATCCTCTGGCTGCCCAAGCGCTTCGGGCATTTCTCGATCGAGCTGCTCGAGGAACGCGAGCTGGCGGCCTTCCTCGAACAGATCTTCGACAACGCCTAGCTCAGCCAGGGACTGGTCGGCAATCCCTCTGTGGCGCGTGGCGTTGCTTTGGGGCAAACCCTAGGGTAGATGGTGCGCCCAACGCACCGCTTGCTTGACGGCATCTCGGCCACCGCCAGAACCCCATGTGCTCCCATGACAGGGTCAGGTTTTGCGAATGCCCAGCGTTCTGCCCGGCATCAACCTTCCCATGTATCAGCCCCGGCATGCGGCATTTGTGCACACCTTTGGGGGTTCATGCGGAATTCATGCTCCCTTAAGATTCGCGCCTGCTTCGGACAAGAGACAACGGACATCGGGGAGATGAAGATGAAGTCCAAATGGCTGATCGCTGCGGCTTTGCTGGCTGCATCCACGGGGGTGCTGGCCCAAGTGCTGTTCAGCTACAACCCCGGTCCCTCGCGCGGCACCAAATGGATGGCCAAGGCCTCCGACGGCCAGAACGAGACCGCCGCGCCCGTCATCACCACCGCGCCGCGGCCGGTCTGGGCCCGCATCTGCTACACCATCGGCCCCTCCGACAGCTCGGTGACCCTCTACGCCCAGACGCGCAACGAAGAGGCCCAGACCTCCG
This genomic stretch from Roseateles sp. DAIF2 harbors:
- a CDS encoding VOC family protein encodes the protein MDLKFSHVDVLVEDLAQACDYYARIFRARISRTQVWERNGLHVLYAVVMFGAERFMLVQPIAGNLRALLDAHGEGMIYRHCYTTPDIEAAYDELLAAGVQPEDENGRPLAREQLQSPSGARILWLPKRFGHFSIELLEERELAAFLEQIFDNA